Proteins from a genomic interval of Streptococcus sp. D7B5:
- a CDS encoding DUF6572 domain-containing protein, protein MKTIYLSKKDMLEICQDGDKYFLRYPTFNITMPEVVQEIPKEAADSYMSGEHTGKELMNYADYGFWKSKKQYTQDESDKLFIEDHPSFILKNPENSRCLFTAEEFRQIVTQAIVSELEPSELDAIVIVDSHLELLLVDPVGWEEEIEAVHLEILQEKINNYIHFLESKKYVERYGDKFDKKVIHITFQYSPSDNGLAFLAAVQKVLQPTDMSLKVELPE, encoded by the coding sequence ATGAAAACAATTTATTTAAGCAAAAAAGATATGTTGGAAATCTGTCAAGATGGTGACAAGTATTTCTTGCGTTATCCAACTTTTAATATTACCATGCCAGAAGTAGTTCAAGAAATCCCCAAAGAAGCTGCAGATAGTTATATGTCGGGAGAACATACTGGTAAAGAGTTGATGAATTATGCAGATTATGGTTTTTGGAAATCTAAAAAACAGTATACACAAGATGAATCCGATAAGCTCTTCATCGAAGATCATCCTTCCTTTATTTTGAAAAATCCTGAAAATAGCCGTTGTCTGTTCACAGCAGAGGAATTTAGACAAATTGTCACCCAAGCCATTGTTTCAGAACTGGAACCTAGCGAACTTGATGCAATTGTTATAGTTGATAGTCATTTAGAGCTTCTTCTGGTGGATCCAGTTGGCTGGGAGGAAGAGATAGAAGCAGTCCATCTGGAAATTCTGCAAGAAAAAATTAACAATTACATTCACTTCCTCGAAAGTAAGAAGTATGTAGAGCGATATGGTGATAAGTTTGACAAAAAAGTCATCCATATCACATTCCAGTACTCTCCATCTGATAACGGATTGGCCTTTCTTGCGGCGGTTCAGAAGGTGTTACAACCCACAGATATGAGTTTGAAGGTGGAATTGCCGGAGTAA